gggcagggaAGCGTGGGCGGCTCTAGGGTTTGGAGGGAGAGAAAGAGAGGCGAGGCGGGAGGAAGAGAAGAGGGGCGGCTGAGTGCGGGAGGAgtgacggcggcggcgcgaggtCGTGGATGGGTGCCAGGGCGAGCGACGGCGGCGGGGTAGGAAGGCGAGCATGGGTAGGGTttggagggagggagagaggtgGGGCAGGACGAAGAGGGGAGGCAGCTGCGCGAGTGCGGGAGGAGGACGCCGCGACAGGAGCGGCCCCCTTTTATACCCTATGATGCGAAATGACGAAAATGCCCTCGGGTGGGCGCCGGAATTACGCGCGGTGGCAGGCGCGGGAGGTAACTATTCATTGCGACAGTGACACCTCTTTGATCCGACGACCGAGGTTGTCCGAAGGCTTGATCTGACGGCCTAGATCTGATCAAGCAAGCAGATCCAACGGTCGGAATCGAAATCGCTGAGGAGGCTGGAGGTTCCCCGTCGATCTTATTTCTCGATAAAAAAACAAACAGAGTTTTTGGAGGGCCCAGAGTCCAGTGGTTAGCTTGGACTGGAGAGCAAATACACCGGTAGCGATGTGCCCATCTTCGGCCCCGACTCCGCCCGCCGTCTCCGCCGCCGGCCAATCCCGCGCTTTCTCTGACGGATGCGTCGCTCCCGTCTCTTCTCCGGCGGTGGCAGCCGCTGGAATCAGGTGCGCGCTGCGTCTGCCCCTTGAGTTGAATTCAGCAGTGGTCTCTGCTTTTCCTCCCGGCCCTCGCGTCGTCCCCTTGGGCGACTCGGGGCCGACTAgggttccgccgccgccgccgccacccccctCTATTCCCTTCCTCCCCCTCGCCGCTACCAGAGACGGCCGCCGGGAAGCCCGCGCGGACGCCggtgaaggtggcggcggggatcTCGACGCTCCTCCCCCTCTTGGAGGCCCGTGGTTCCTGGGGCGGCGGCCCTTGCCGGAGAGGCAACGTCGTCGGGCGGTGGGCGGCGTTCGCAGGGGGTGCTGGCCAGTGTGCCCGGCCGCGCGGGCAGCGGGTGGCTGGTGGAATCCGGCCGCGGCGTGAAGCTTTCTTCGTCAGATCTGGAGGTGCGAAATCCCTATTCCCTGCTGCCTCTCTCTCGCCTCCGGTGTGGGCTAGCGTTTTCTGGCTCCGGCGTTGGTGCGTGTTGGTGGTCAGCTAGGGAACCGGGGGAAACCTTGGCCGGTCCGGCCGGCCCGGCGGCGGCAACGCCCAAGGGCGCTGCTTTCCTCCATGGGGGCGCAGCCGAGGTCCCCTGCTCTCCACCCGACCCCCCTGCCCGGGTGAAAACCTTTATCCTCGGCGGATTTGGCGGCGGCAGCGCCTTGCGCGTCGTGACCTTGCTGGAGGAGTCGTCAAGGGTGCGGGGCTCGGTCGGGAGGTTATGCAGGTGAGGGATTGAGCTACCTCCTCTGCGTCGTCCGATTCCTTGAAGCTTGTCTCCAACTAGTTGGGCATGGACTGTGGCGGAGCAGCCGGCGAGGGATATCGCAAATCGATGTGGTCATTCTATGTCCACCTTGCGATGCGAGGGCGACATTCTTCCAGCTCTAGGGTGAGCTTCTCGAAATCTCGATGGTGTGGCGCCTACGAGCCATGGCGAGGGGGAAGGGTCCCTCTTCGGTGAGTGAGAGGGAAGATGTTGGTTCCCTTTGTCTCTAGGTGTTCCTGGGGCATAGTCCATCCTCGATGGTCGGCTATGTCCTGCTGTGCTGCTCCGTTTCTGCTACATATGATCCTAGTGTGGAGTGCTCGGCCTTTGCTTGCTGCAATTCAGTTGCGGCCTGTGGAGGTTGGAGTGAGTAGGCTTTCCAGTGTTCCCCGTTGTATCGTTCTGACCGTTGTAAGTTGGGTTGTCTGTTGTAActcctggccggttgatggctttattaattcaaagccgggctctttcgcgagccttcgttctaaaaaaagaagttgaatTCAGTACTAGGCGGGATATGTCATATGGTGCCGACCTGATTCAGATTCTGGAGAACTGATTCGGAGTTGGTTCTGAATATCTGATTCAGTGTCAGGTAATAGTTCAGACTCATGTTGCTTGCAATAGATTCAGAGTGCTGAACTGTGGCGGTGGATCCAATCTAGTCGTAACACAGTCAGATCCAGTCTACTAGATTCAGAGTACTCTTACGTGTTACTGCCACTGGCATGCTCGACCTTGTTTGATTAAGACCTGATAACGCAGTCTGATTGGTTTGTACTTATACTTTTGTGTGTGAGTGTGTGTACGTATAGGATACAGATTTCTCTCTGAAATTAGAGGTTTTGTACCACAGTTATGCTTGACAAATGTCTTCCTAACAAAACTGAGACACGGTAATATGCAGCAATCGGAAAATTTCAGGCCCAGCGAAGCATGGAAAATCATCATTGTAGTGTTAAATAGGACAACAACTATAATCAAATGCTGATAATCAGTCACATGATGTGTTTGTGAATTCTGTAATCAAATGGTCGCCGAAATGTCTGCCTTGGTTGAGTGTTGGTCATCATAACCTTGGGTGTTCTCTGTAGGTTGTGAGGTTTTCAATGAATACTGGTTCTCGGTTGGTCTCTGGGAAGCAACTCTTTTTGGTACAACAGTTTACATGGTTTAGGCAACATGTGCTACTTGATGCAATGGAGAAGTGTTGTAGATGCAGGTATGCACTGAGATCTTCGTTGTTAGTGCTCAGCTGTATGACTGTATCCTCTATTGATGCCCTGGATAAATATGCTACCACAATCATCGCATGCAGATACTAATAGCTTAATTATTCAAAACAAGAGATTAATTATTCTTACACAATTAGGCTTGTGTGGGACCCAACCAGGGTCCAATGGGTTGTGGGCTTAGCCTGGACTGCAAAGATCCAATCCCAATAGCGATGTCTCTGCCAATCCCGTGCTTCCTCTGCAGCATGCGACGCTCCAGGGAGGATCCTCGGCTCGCCTCTGTGTGTCGTTCCCCTCCCTGGAGGTGTCATCGTGGGTGACCTACATCCACCATGGGCTCTGGGTGAAAACTCTTGGTCTGGCATGTTCCAGACCGGGCGGTGGCGGCGTTGTGGTGTTGTTTCCTCCTTGGAGGCTCCGTCCTATGAGCCTGGGCACCAAACCGCTGCACTCCGGGCGCCAGCCTCTTTACTAAAAAAAATGTCTTCCTGACAAAAGCAAGAAACTAGCCTATAGATTCTCTGCAAAAATGTTTCCGGCAAAGCCAATCGCGCGAAAAATCATTGTGCTGCTAAAATTGCTGATATAAATGATCTCAGGAATTTCCTGACATAACTCACCGTGTGGGATTTTCTCCATTTTCTGTCCCTTTGAGGCAGTCTTTGATAGAAATGGCGGTGTCCTGATCCCATGGCCATCCATTGATTGGTGCCTGATTTTTTGAGCCCTTCATTTATTCCACTGCCGTCCCAATCATAAACTTGCAGCCACAGCTTCTGTGTAGAAAAAGTACTGTTTACTTGCCATTTAGTGAGACAACCTGATTCTTGTGGGCTTTATTTAGAGAGGAAATTCTGAATTGGTATGCTCCTCATTTATTCCTATGAAGTGCATTGCATGGTTTTCTGTCCCAATCGTTACTTCCAGCCACAACTTCTGTATAAGAAAAGTATGTGTGCCAAGACCAAGACCAAGACTTGGAAAATATCGTAGACCATACATATATTTCGCTTGTGGGTGAATGCAAGATGAACTAGTCTCTCCATTGCATGCCCTTCTCATCCAGTAGCTCGCTGCTATCTCCGTGGTCGAACAAATATGGCTAGCAAGCTTGGGCATCTCGCCCGAGCAACTGCGGCTATTCTTTGCCTGCTGATTTTCGATGTAGAACCGTCTGATTCCCGTGCCCAAGAGAGGATATCAGGTGGGACTGGAACCTGCATCAGCAGGGAGCGAGAGGCGCTTCTGTCTTTCAAGGCAGGCCTTCTGGACCCTGCTGGCCGTCTCTCGTCATGGCATGGTCAAGAATGCTGTCAGTGGCATGGTGTCCGGTGCAGCAGCAGAACAGGCCATGTCATCAAGCTCAACCTCCGCAACACCTACTTGCAACAGCCCCTGTATCAGTGGCATGACTACTATGAAGTCGACTTTTCCAAAAGCCTGAGTTTGTCCAAAGATGAGTTGAGCTCCTCTTTGGCTGATTTGCAACAGTTGAGGTATCTTGATCTGAGTGGGAATGACTTCAATAGCACCAGCATACCTGCGTTTGTGGGCTCTCTGGAGAACCTAAGGTATCTCAACCTCTCATTGTCATATTTCGGTGGGAGAATACCTTCTAAACTAGGCAATCTTTCAAAATTGCAATATCTTGATGTTAGTGGGCAATTATATCTCGATAGTAATCTGCACGTGGTGGATCTTGCATGGTTGGAGCGTCTCCCATTGTTGAGTTATCTTGACTTGAGCTATGCAAACCTCAGTGCTGTGCGGGATTGGTTCCACATGGTTAACGTGCTTTCTTCTCTGAGAGTGCTCCGCTTAGCAGATTGTGGTCTTAAGAGCACAAGGTCTGCTACTTCAAAATCAAACCTCACACATCTCCAAGtactagatctgtcagaaaactCATTTAACGCACCACTGGAACACAACTGGTTCTTCTGGGATCTCACAAGCCTTGAGGAGCTGCACCTATTGGTTTGCTACTGGCATGGACCTATTCCTGAACAACTTGGAAACATGACGTCCCTTCAAGTCATAGATTTCAGTGACAATGATCTCGTTGGCTTGATACCAAGCAACTTGGAAAAATTGTGTAATTTGGAAGTGCTGCATCTTGACGGTAACAACATCAACACGAGCATAGGGGAGTTCATGGATCGATTGCCAAGGTGCTCATGGAGTATAATACAAGTGTTGACATTGGAGTACACAAATTAGACCGGAAAACTACCAATCCGGATTGAGAACATGACCAGTCTTAGCATTCTTGCAATCAGTGGAAACATGATAACTGGTACTGTACCACTCGGAGTTGGAGCACTTGGTAACTTGACAGAGTTGTGGCTCAGCGACAACAAACTTGATGGTGTGCTCATGAAGGAGCATTTTTCAGGCTTATTGAATTTAGAGTATGTAGACTTGTCAGACAACTCCTTGAAAATGGACATTGAACCACATTGGGTTCCTCCGTTTAGACTAAAGGGCATAAACTTACACTCATGCATAGTGGGCCCCTATTTTCCTGGGTGGCTTAGATGGCAGACTGGCATTGAATCTCTTGATCTTGGAAATACAAATTTGGATGGTGTCATTCCTGATTGGTTCTGGGTGACATTTTCCCGAGCTCGGCGCTTGGATGCATCAGAGAACATGTTGCGTGGTTCATTACCGGCAAACCTACAACACATTTCAGCTCGACATATATTTCTCGGGTCCAATAAGCTTACAGGTCAAGTTCCACAGCTGCTCCCTATAAATATATCACACTTGAACCTGTCTTCAAACTCTTTCTCGGGATCATTGCCATCAGTGCTAAAAGCTCCACTGCTTCAGACCTTGTTGCTTGCAGATAATCAAATTACAGGAACCATTCCATCATCCATGTGCCAATTGATTGGTCTTAACCGGTTGGATCTATCAGGAAACAAATTAAAAGGAGATGTTATTCGGTGTTGGAAGGAGACACATAACAATTCCTCACTGCTCAGCTTAAACTCTGCCGATGAATTTGGTTCTAGCTTGTATAGCCTAGCCTTGAACAACAATGATCTCTCAGGTGAATTCCCTAAATTTCTTCAGAGGTGCTCATATTTGGGTTTCCTTGATCTTTCATACAATAGGTTCTTTGGAACATTGCCAAAGTGGTTACCAGAAAAAATGCCACGCTTGGAAATCTTGAGGGTGAGATCAAACATATTCAGTGGCCATATTCCTAAGAACCTTACTTTCCTTGAAAGACTTCACTATTTGGACATGGCCTATAACAATATATCTGGCAGTATACCATGGTCGATATCAAACTTGAAAGCCATGAGGACCAACATATCTTGGTATATGGATCTTATAGATTTTCTTGAGGAACGCATGTCGGTCATCACAAAAGGCCAAACACGTGAATATTCCATTAAAACCTACCAGCTACTGGTGAATATTGATCTGTCATGTAACAGTATAACCGGATATATTCCAGAGGAGATACATTTGCTAATTGGGCTTACCAATTTGAACTTATCAAATAATCAGTTGATCGGCAAAATCCCAGACAAGATTGGTGGTCTGAAGCAGTTGGAGTCCCTTGACCTATCCTACAATGACTTATCCGGTGAAATCCCATCAGGGTTGTCGGCTCTAACATCTCTGAGCCACTTGAACCTGTCATACAACAACTTATCAGGCGCGATATCATCTGGGCAACAGCTGCAGGTTCTCGACAACCTGAACTATACCTACATCGGCAACCCCGGTCTATGTGGCTACCCTCTCTCCAAGAACTGCTCTGCTAGTACTACTGATGCGGAGCAAAGTGCCGACCATGAAGATGCAGATCATATCTCATATCTCTACCTTGGGATGGGCATAGGGTTTGTGGTCGGCCTTTGGGTGGTGTTCTGCACCATGTTACTGAGGAGAACCTGGGCGATTGCCTACTTTCAGATCATTGACAAGCTGTATGACAAGGTTTATGTGCTGGTGGTTATAACTTGGGCTCGCCTGATGAAGAAGACCCATGACGATGCAGCGTGAGGAGCCTGCAGCATGTGCAGCTGGACTGGACTGCTCAAGAACTGTATGTTACTACTTCCTccatcccataatgtaagacgtttttcttacattatgggacggagggagtactttgtAATTTTAAGAATAAGCGGTACTATGGTGTGTGTCCTGCTACTATGTACTAGTTTCTGGTGCTATTATCAGTTACCAGTAAAGGTACTTAATGTACCGTAGCACAATATATTGTATGGATTGAATCGAGTGAAAATGTTTCATAAATTTTATAAGACCTTGTTCTGTAAACCGCCTATTTTGGTCTGATTGTAATTAATGTACTTGTTTACTGGTCTATACCGATTGTGCAAGCGGATCCTTCCAATCAGTTCATCTTTATCTCTTGTTGTCAACCAAAACCGGAGCTTAAAATTTCTCCATTCAATCCAGTCATTTTAGCTCGATTGGAACATGCAAGCTCACAAACTGTCCAGTCCAGTGACAGCTTAGAACTAGGACTGGCCATGCATGGCCTAGCCATGCATTTCTCAGTTTATATGTTCTGTTAATAACGCTGGTACTTCTCCCTGTTAATAAGCAGGATGCGATTGAATTGCCGAAAGCTCTTCAGTGGCCATGGTTATTTCCTGAAACAGCAGTAATGGAGACAATGTCGTTTTGCTTTTGCAGGCCCGTATCTTAGTTCTAGTAGATCACCGGAATATCTGATCTCTTGAGCCAGTTTTTTTTAAACCttggttcagtattgtccaataGTATGACCACACACATCTTTGGGTGCGCATCTCTTCAGGTCGCGAGGTCTCTAATGAACACTGTTTCTCAGTTAGCCTCCCTCTGGCTGGGAACCAGCAAGTTGCTGGTAAAACAGCTTACCCGATGTACAGGCAGCAGGCAATCAAAGGTGTGCGGTGATCTAATGAACACAAGCACCTGGGCGACTTCCTGTGGACGGTGCGCGTCATTCGTGGGCATCCGAGCGGGGAACACTGCAGGGCAAACGGGCAGCTCGAAAGCTGTACACCCCCCAGGTAGAGCCGTAGAGGTAGGCCAATCCATCATCTTTGCTGCCGTGATGCCTCCCACGGTCGGTGAGGCTATCGCTGACTGAAtgttgtgcaatgtggtgcttgcAGGTGCGGCCTGTTGAACGCGGTGGCACTGGTGCGTGTGTCCTCGGGCAGTCCGACAGCCGGGAATGTGTACCCAGCGCTAGCTGTACGAGGAGGCTCTGAATGATGGAAAGACCCTCCCTCTGAACCGGATTGGTACGATGAGCTCCTCCGGACGCTGCTGAAGCAGCAACTCAAGACTCTCCAGGCAGGCCCTATGTATGATCCTTCCTGAATCTCACGTTCTACTCCGAGTCAGAATGTGAAGCAGCAATGATCAAGGACAGGTGGCTGATAGATTATTCACTTGGCTGGCAAAGCAGCAAGAGGGACACTGATGCTAGAATGAAAATAATTTGTACTGCATGGTAGCTAGCATAGCACTTGTTAACACTGGGGCTGACTAGCTTTTACAGTACTACATGGAAGacatcttcttcttttctttttgagATGGTACATGATGATAGATGTAGTATGGTTGTGTGCATCAATTGATGTAGAAGCCGGAGGTTTATCCTCCTTTTTGAGGAAAAAAATACATAAAGATATAGTAATAATTTGGTATCATGATCATTCCACATGATAAACATCTTTTCTGAAATTGCTAACTGTCACTTGCCTGAAAATGAATTCGGCGCCAGTTAATTTTTGTGAAGATAACTGTCACTTGCATGAAAATGAATTCGGCGCCAGTTGATTTTTGTGAAAATAACTGTCACTTGCCTGAGAATGAATTCAGCGCCAGTTGATTTTTGTGAAGATGATTTCTAACAACGGGTCGAGTCAGAGACGAGGGATGATGCGACTAGCTGTGGCGAGAGCGAGCCAGGAATGATCCGAAGAAGGGGGCACCACCACATCACCGGCAAAGGGGAAACCGAGGGTTGACGTGTGTTTGTTTGAAGAGGGGAGAGGGTCGCCAGCCTCAGAGAAGGGAGGTGGGAGTAGAGGAATGGCCAAGCCAGCAACGGTCCACGAGGCCGTGTGGCAGTGTACCGGCCGCTCCCCATGTTTTTAGCTCATACATTAATTGCTTGCGTGGCTATTCTATTTTGGATAGGCCGATGATCACTCCTACTCGGTGTTCGAATTTAGCCAAATCCCCACCTTGAGCGACAGAGCTTATATATGGATGTGAATATCTGGTGAACGTTTGTTGGGAGAGAAATTGCCTGCCAACACCCGAGTTGCCATGCGAAAACGACTAAAAATACAATGTGTTTGTTAAAGAATTGCTATGTATGGAAGGGGAAATTGCGATGTGTAGGGAAGAATTGCCAAAAAATGTGGTGTAACTTTTTATATGTCATCAGTTTGATTTCGATCAAAAGGCGTAGGACGTTTTCTGGGAGCCCTTTCCAAGCGAATGTTCGTCCAATAGTATCTCGGTATATATTTACCCGGCGCTAGCTCTACACAGAGAACCAAAGGTAGCTAGTGAAACCAAATTAAACAAAGCAGAGGAACCATCACACCAACTCGCTATCGATCTCCGGATGGAAGGAGCACAAGCTGCAGCCATGGCCATGGACATCAATTTGGAGGAGATGGCCATGGCACCTCACCGGGGCGGCTCCGCCGTCGTCGTCCTCGGAGAACCACCTCGCCCAGCTGCTACGTCGGGGAGCTGTGGTCGTTGTCGAAGTACATCCCCGAGGAGGTCTCGGGGCACGATCACGTCACGGAGTGAGTGTGGGTTCCTTTGATGGTGGTGGCTCTGCTGTCCTCGCCAGAGCTGTTCTCTGGCCTCGTTGGCGACGGCCACGATGACGTTCTTCCACTTGTACCTGAGTAAACGACTACCTGAGAGGCTGAGATACTCGTTCCGTCCCAAAAAAACCTGTCTTAGATTTACCTCCGTCCCAAAAATCTTGTTTTAGATTTGTTAGACAAACTTTTTGGAACGGAGGTAGTACTTCCATGCATGCCAGTGGTTTAGATGAGAAAAAAGTATTTGGCCCCCTCAAGTCCATATGTTTTACCATATTGCCCCCTCTGAACTTCCTCTCTAGCTGTCATACTTGAGTAGCATTAATTAGCAGTGATAGAACAATACTTGCATTTGATCAGGGATAATTTTGGTTTCTTCCCATTGGATGGGCAAGATGACAaccgattttattttattttgaaaaaTCTATAGAATGAGCGTTCTCTAGCTAACTCTTGTCTGATATTGCCTCGACAGCTACAGCCCCGATTCCTCTCTCCACCTCCTTGCACCCTATGTTCGTCTTTCGACTCATGGCTTCCATCGAAACAAGCGAGTGAAGTGGTGAAGCTATGTGAGTGCGAAACCGGGCCATGATACGACTAGCCTATGGACAAAACACTCGGCCTGATCTAGACAATTTCTTTGTAGTTCCGCCACTCGGTGAGTGTGGGTGTGTATCTTTGACAAACTACCGAAGAGGTGAAGTCAAGTGATCGAGCCGGACAGGATGCGGGTCGAGTTAGGTCGGGTCGTACGAGAAGGTAGGGAAAAAAAACATGTCTAGATGAATTTACACTTCCGGGTTAGCATATGCCAATGGCGCCGACGACAACTTGTTTGAAAATATGTTAAACAAGGCTAAATCCGACACCATGTAACAACCTTGGAGTAAAATGTGGTAGGGCATTCTAAACGGGATAAACACCATGGCAAATTTACAAAAAGAGGGTACAGAAATTGAAATTCACAAAGATGGCAGAAGAAGCTATCACAAATTGTAAAAGGGTGTGACTAACTCTTATCTAGATGGGAATTAACTAAGTCTCATCTAATTTCTAGAGCATTTGATTTTACGTGGGGATTTTTCCTTCATTTATTTCTTGATTATTAATTAAATGGTATAGAAGCTTGATGAGAGTTTGGTGAGAGCTAGCAAATCTGACTATAGAAAGCAGCAACGAAGATGTGTGGATGAACAACGCCCAGAAAGGATCTTCGCCCCCGCGTCGCCTCCCCAAGCGAGCAGACCGGGGGCTCCTCTCCCCTCCACCCAGCGCCCCCTCCCCCTAACCCTCCTCCTGCCGCCGCCGGCCTGCGCCCCGGGACCTGCCCGCGTGgtgtcgtcggcggcggcggcctcgtcAATCCCCGCGCGTGGCGCCCCAGcccggtgttggaaatatgccctagaggcaataataaatggttattattatatttctttgttcatggtaattgtctattgttcatgctataattgtattatccggaaatcgtaatacatgtgtgaatacatagaccacaacgtgtccctagtaagcctctagttgactagctcgttgatcaacagatagtcatggtttcctgactatggacattggatgtcattgataacgggatcacatcattaggagaatgatgtgatggacaagacccaatcctaagcatagcataaaagatcgtgtagtttcgtttgctagagcttttccaatgtcaagtatcttttccttagaccatgagatcgtgcaactcccggataccgtaggagtgctttgggtgtgccaaacgtcacaacgtaactgggtgactataaaggtgcactacgggtatctccgaaagtgtctgttgggttggcacggatcgagactgggatttgtcactccgtgtgacggagaggtatctctgggcccactcggtaatgcatcatcataatgagctctatgtgactaaggcgttagtcacgggatcatgcattgcggtacgagtaaagagatttgccggtaacgagattgaacaaggtattgggataccgacgatcgaatctcgggcaagtaacataccgattgacaaagggaattgcatacgggattgattgaattctcgacatcgtggttcatccgatgagatcatcgtggaacatgtgggagccaacatgggtatccagatcccgctgttggttattgaccggagaggcgtctcggtcatgtctgcatgtctcccgaacccgtagggtctacacacttaaggttcggtgacgctagggttgtagagatatgtgtatgcggaaacccgaaagttgttcggagtcccggatgagatcccggacgtcacgaggagttccggaatggtccggaggtgaagaattatatataggaagtcaagtttcggccaccgggaaagtttcgggggttaccggtattgtaccgggaccatcggaagggtcccgggggtccaccgggtggggccacctatcccggagggccccgtgggctgaagtgggaagggaaccagcccctagtggactgggcgccccccatgggcctcccccctgcgcctagggttggaaaccctagggtggggggggcccacttgccttggggggcaagccaccccccttggccgccgcccccccccccctccagatggatcttggccggcgcccccccccttccagggggcctatataaaggggggagggagggcagcaacattacagccttgggcgcctccctcctcccctactacacctctccctctcgcagacgctcggcgaagccctgccgagatcccgctacatccaccaccacgccgtcgtgctgctggatctccatcaacctctcctccccccttgctggatcaagaaggaggagacgtcgctgcaccgtacgtgtgttgaacgcggaggtgccgtccgttcggcactcggtcatcggtgatttgaatcacggcgagtacgactccgtcatccacgttcattggaacgcttccgctcgcgatctacaagggtatgtagatgcactcctttcccctcgttgctagtatactccatagatgcatcttggtgagcgtaggaaaattttaaaattatgctacgattcccaacagtggcatcatgagccaggcctatgcgtagttactatgcatgagtagaacacaaagcagttgtgggcgttgatgttgccaattcttcttgccgctactagtcgtatcttgtttcggcggcattgtaggatgaagcggcccggaccgaccttacacgtacgcttacgtgagacaggttccaccgactgacatgcactagttgcataaggtggctagcgggtgtctgccTCTCCTACTTTactcggaacggattcgatgaaaagggtccttatgaagggtaaatagaaattggcaaatcacgttgtggtcatacgtaggtaagaaacgttcttgctagaaacctacaaaccacgtaaaaacttgctacaacaattagaggacgtctaacttgtttttgcagcatgtgttatgtgatgtgatatggccagaagatgtgatgaatgatatatgtgatgtatgagattgatcatattcttgtaataggaatcacgacttgcatgtcgatgagtatgacaaccggcaggagccataggagttgtctttattattttgtatgacctgcgtgtcattgaataa
This genomic window from Aegilops tauschii subsp. strangulata cultivar AL8/78 chromosome 4, Aet v6.0, whole genome shotgun sequence contains:
- the LOC141021147 gene encoding receptor-like protein EIX1; the encoded protein is MASKLGHLARATAAILCLLIFDVEPSDSRAQERISGGTGTCISREREALLSFKAGLLDPAGRLSSWHGQECCQWHGVRCSSRTGHVIKLNLRNTYLQQPLYQWHDYYEVDFSKSLSLSKDELSSSLADLQQLRYLDLSGNDFNSTSIPAFVGSLENLRYLNLSLSYFGGRIPSKLGNLSKLQYLDVSGQLYLDSNLHVVDLAWLERLPLLSYLDLSYANLSAVRDWFHMVNVLSSLRVLRLADCGLKSTRSATSKSNLTHLQVLDLSENSFNAPLEHNWFFWDLTSLEELHLLVCYWHGPIPEQLGNMTSLQVIDFSDNDLVGLIPSNLEKLCNLEVLHLDGNNINTSIGEFMDRLPRCSWSIIQVLTLEYTN
- the LOC109774314 gene encoding receptor-like protein EIX2; this encodes MTSLSILAISGNMITGTVPLGVGALGNLTELWLSDNKLDGVLMKEHFSGLLNLEYVDLSDNSLKMDIEPHWVPPFRLKGINLHSCIVGPYFPGWLRWQTGIESLDLGNTNLDGVIPDWFWVTFSRARRLDASENMLRGSLPANLQHISARHIFLGSNKLTDNQITGTIPSSMCQLIGLNRLDLSGNKLKGDVIRCWKETHNNSSLLSLNSADEFGSSLYSLALNNNDLSGEFPKFLQRCSYLGFLDLSYNRFFGTLPKWLPEKMPRLEILRVRSNIFSGHIPKNLTFLERLHYLDMAYNNISGSIPWSISNLKAMRTNISWYMDLIDFLEERMSVITKGQTREYSIKTYQLLVNIDLSCNSITGYIPEEIHLLIGLTNLNLSNNQLIGKIPDKIGGLKQLESLDLSYNDLSGEIPSGLSALTSLSHLNLSYNNLSGAISSGQQLQVLDNLNYTYIGNPGLCGYPLSKNCSASTTDAEQSADHEDADHISYLYLGMGIGFVVGLWVVFCTMLLRRTWAIAYFQIIDKLYDKVYVLVVITWARLMKKTHDDAA